A window of the Comamonas sp. Y33R10-2 genome harbors these coding sequences:
- a CDS encoding LapA family protein yields the protein MNFRTIFISIIVALIAVLAAFNWTALSTPMPVSLGITHIDAPLGVLMLALTILLSVFFIAYVLWMQGSVLMEARRHNKEMQGQRDLADKAEASRFTELRSVLEAMHAKDRETLMARLDVLEAHLVQRAQDSDNSTAAYVGQLEQQVHKINRI from the coding sequence ATGAACTTTCGCACTATTTTCATCAGCATCATCGTGGCTCTGATCGCCGTGTTGGCGGCATTTAACTGGACGGCGCTTTCCACCCCCATGCCGGTATCACTGGGCATTACGCATATTGATGCGCCGCTGGGCGTGCTCATGCTGGCACTGACTATTTTGCTCAGCGTGTTCTTTATCGCTTATGTGCTGTGGATGCAAGGCTCAGTGCTAATGGAGGCGCGTCGCCATAACAAAGAGATGCAAGGTCAGCGTGATCTGGCCGACAAGGCCGAGGCATCTCGCTTTACAGAACTGCGCAGCGTCTTGGAAGCCATGCACGCCAAAGACAGAGAAACGCTGATGGCGCGCCTTGATGTGCTGGAAGCGCACTTGGTGCAGCGCGCTCAGGATTCGGACAACAGCACGGCAGCTTATGTGGGCCAGCTGGAGCAGCAAGTCCACAAGATCAATCGCATCTAA